In Dromaius novaehollandiae isolate bDroNov1 chromosome 2, bDroNov1.hap1, whole genome shotgun sequence, one DNA window encodes the following:
- the MRPL15 gene encoding large ribosomal subunit protein uL15m, whose protein sequence is MGGNGVAKALELLRSLPRVSLANLRPSEGSKKPEKRRGRGRYGGRKCGRGHKGQRQRGNRPRLGFEGGQTPFYLVIPKYGFNEGHSLRRQYQPLSLQRLQYLIDLGRVDPMQPVDLTQLTNARGVTVQPLKRDYGVQLVEEGADIFSAKINIEVQRASELAIAAVEKNGGVVTTSFYDPRSLEILCKPVPFFLRGQPIPKRMLPPEDLVRYYTDATNRGYLADPSKVEEARLELAKKYGYALPDITKDELFQMLSTRKDPRQIFFGLAPGWIVNMSDKKILKPTDERLLKYYSS, encoded by the exons ATGGGCGGGAATGGCGTGGCCAAGGCGCTGGAGTTGCTGCGGTCGCTGCCCAGGGTCAGCCTGGCCAACCTGAGGCCTAGCGAGGGCTCCAAGAAGCCG gagaaaaggcGTGGTCGTGGAAGATATGGAGGCAGAAAGTGTGGTCGAGGTCACAAAGgacaaagacaaagaggaaaTCGCCCTCGATTAGGCTTTGAGGGTGGTCAAACTCCCTTTTATTTGGTCATACCAAAATATGGGTTTAATGAGGGACATAG ccTCAGACGTCAGTATCAACCACTCAGCCTTCAGAGGCTGCAGTACCTGATTGATTTGGGTAGAGTTGACCCCATGCAACCGGTTGACTTAACGCAGCTCACTAACGCCCGGGGTGTAACAGTACAACCTCTCAAAAGGGATTATGGTGTCCAGCTGGTGGAAGAA GGTGctgatattttttcagcaaaaataaacaTTGAAGTACAAAGGGCATCTGAATTAGCAATTGCAGCCGTTGAAAAAAATGGAGGTGTTGTTACAACATCCTTCTACGATCCAAGGAGTTTGG AAATTTTATGTAAGCCAGTACCATTTTTTCTGCGTGGCCAGCCTATTCCAAAGCGAATGCTTCCACCTGAAGATCTAGTCCGTTACTACACAGATGCCACAAATCGTGGGTATCTGGCAGATCCATCTAAGGTTGAAGAAGCCAGGCTTGAACTTGCCAAGAAATATGGTTATGCTTTACCAGACATAACTAAGGATGAACTCTTCCAAATGTTAAGCACACGCAAGGATCctagacagattttttttggtCTTGCTCCAGGATGGATCGTAAACATGAGtgacaagaaaattctgaagCCAACTGATGAGAGGCTGCTAAAATACTATAGCTCATGA